In Shewanella sp. VB17, a single genomic region encodes these proteins:
- a CDS encoding ASCH domain-containing protein → MNMNRRKRLTFWGADENDDSLVRTVMDGSKTVTAETVEDYHKPYGEYGDGGYVAGDIIEVYDGKENLRCIIKATKVYNIKFGAIPEEVWLGETFDSAQEFRDCHIKCMPDYDLHDDFELVTLHFELVDVIKATM, encoded by the coding sequence ATGAACATGAATAGAAGAAAAAGGCTTACGTTTTGGGGCGCTGATGAAAATGATGATAGCCTCGTCCGCACGGTGATGGATGGCAGTAAAACAGTGACAGCTGAGACGGTAGAAGATTATCACAAACCTTATGGTGAATATGGTGATGGTGGTTATGTTGCTGGCGATATAATTGAAGTATACGATGGCAAAGAAAATCTGCGCTGCATCATCAAAGCAACTAAAGTTTACAATATCAAATTTGGTGCTATTCCAGAGGAAGTTTGGCTGGGCGAAACGTTTGATAGCGCACAGGAGTTTAGAGACTGCCATATTAAATGTATGCCAGATTATGATTTACACGATGATTTTGAATTGGTGACATTGCATTTTGAGTTGGTAGACGTGATCAAAGCAACAATGTGA
- a CDS encoding GNAT family N-acetyltransferase, which yields MELTTPLPPQDGDFEALKTGLTTFNESFTGAVYKEKVSSFVKDDSGKIVGGILGEINWNWMHIQGLWIDESIRNSGWGRRLLSEMEHYSLRKKTTNIRLETTTFQALGFYIKAGYEIFGELANMPEGHTSYFLQKQLGAQIK from the coding sequence ATGGAATTAACGACACCTTTACCGCCGCAAGATGGTGATTTCGAAGCTTTAAAAACAGGTCTTACAACATTTAACGAATCTTTTACTGGAGCGGTGTACAAAGAGAAAGTGTCGTCCTTTGTAAAAGATGACTCTGGTAAAATTGTGGGGGGTATTCTCGGAGAAATAAATTGGAACTGGATGCATATTCAAGGTCTCTGGATTGATGAAAGCATCCGTAATAGTGGTTGGGGACGTAGACTTTTATCAGAAATGGAACACTATTCTTTACGCAAAAAAACCACTAACATTCGCTTAGAAACAACGACATTTCAGGCGTTAGGCTTTTATATTAAAGCAGGTTATGAAATTTTTGGTGAACTAGCGAATATGCCAGAAGGACACACCAGTTACTTTTTACAAAAGCAACTGGGTGCACAAATCAAATAA